In Salvia splendens isolate huo1 unplaced genomic scaffold, SspV2 ctg962, whole genome shotgun sequence, one DNA window encodes the following:
- the LOC121791902 gene encoding 14 kDa proline-rich protein DC2.15-like: MSSKKTTSIALFFVLNLAFFTLSSACGSCPTPKPKPPPPPPKGTPCPPPPSTPSKATCPRDTLKLGVCADLLGGLIGVTIGTPPKTPCCTLIEGLADLEAAVCLCTAIKANVLGINLNVPISLSLLLNVCSKKVPKGFQCA, from the coding sequence ATGAGTTCCAAGAAAACTACCTCAATTGCCCTTTTCTTTGTTCTAAACCTTGCATTCTTCACTCTTTCTAGTGCATGTGGCTCTTGCCCAACTCCCAAACCAaagccgccgccaccgccacctaAGGGCACACCATGCCCACCTCCGCCTTCGACCCCGAGCAAGGCCACTTGCCCTAGGGATACCCTAAAACTAGGTGTTTGTGCTGACTTACTTGGAGGATTGATTGGTGTCACAATTGGAACTCCTCCAAAGACTCCATGCTGCACCCTCATCGAAGGGCTGGCCGATCTCGAGGCGGCCGTGTGCCTATGCACCGCTATCAAAGCCAATGTGTTGGGAATCAACCTTAATGTTCCCATTTCTCTTAGTTTGCTTCTCAATGTTTGCTCCAAGAAGGTTCCCAAGGGATTCCAATGTGCCTGA